The Brassica napus cultivar Da-Ae chromosome C1, Da-Ae, whole genome shotgun sequence DNA segment GGATGGTTGCACATGAAGCCAATAGAGAAAGCTACCAGTTGCTAAACGACGACGTTGTGCAAAACCTTGTTATTAAGACTACAGCTCCAGAGGAAGGTGACACTGATGAGTCTTGTTGCAAGAAGCTTATCACAAGAGGCCAGCTTGAGATATTGGGAACTGAACATTCTTTGTCGCAGCTCTTACGTAGAGCTGACTTCTGGTTCTACTATATTGCATACTTCTGTGGTGGAACCATCGGACTTGTGTACAGCAACAACCTCGGACAGATTGCTCAGTCTTTAGGACAAAGCTCAAAGACTACAACTCTTGTCACACTTTATTCTTCCTTCTCATTCTTTGGAAGATTGCTCTCGGCAACACCTGACTATATCCGAGCGTAAGtgatgaaatttattaatttatcgtatttattaatttatcaaatattaatttatagagtttatggtttggttttgcgggttttgatttggtttaagTTACGCAGGAAGGTTTATTTTGCAAGAACCGGGTGGTTAGCAATCGCGCTTTTACCAACACCAATCGCGCTTTTCTTGCTCGCATCATCAGGAGCCGCGTCAGCCTTACAAGCGGGAACAGCTCTGATAGGTCTAAGCTCAGGATTCATATTCGCAGCAGCTGTTTCGATCACATCAGAGCTTTTTGGACCAAACAGTGTTGGAGTTAACCACAACATCTTGATCACAAACATACCAATAGGATCGTTGATCTATGGATTCTTGGCTGCATTGGTCTATGACTCACATGGTTCGACTGTGATCAAATCGATGAAAGACTCCGTCGTGTGTATGGGACGGGGTTGCTATTACTTGACCTTTGTGTGGTGGGGATGCTTGTCGGTTCTTGGACTCGCTTCTAGTCTTGTGTTGTTTATTAGGACTAGAAGAGCTTATCAACGGTTTGAACAAGCTCGGATAAATTCAAATATTGATTCATAGAAATTTACCTTCATTCCCCAACGGCTTGTGTATATCACAGTATATGTAGGGATCTATATTTAACAGACGTATTAATGGACTGTTATGGATTTTGGctgataatattttgttgtcGCTGATTTATTATAGTCTCAAATTCTGATAATTGTTAAATTATCCTATCATTTctacaataatattatttattttgtgagaATTTACGTTTGACAGCCCTACTTGCAATTAAATCAATTTATGCTCTTTCTTTTATGGTGGTGGAAACATTCCTGACTGATAAATTTATAccgtttttaaaaatacagtttttaatcaatatataaaattttaaaaaattattttgctcGAGAAAGCAATGTATTTGGATGTGCAATCTCGTGTAACCGTTAATTCTGAAGTGATTTTTTAGTACCCCGTCAATTATGAAATGATTACATTACTGAAGACTCACCTTTTCATTacagatataaatatatatatatattaaaatgttgaTAAATCAAAGATACTCGAGTAATTAAAACTATACTTACTAATTTAGGGGTAGATACAAAACCTCTGATCCTTGATACAAAGAAAAAGCCTCTCATAAGCTAAAGCCATCTTACTCGCCGTAAACATCTCCGCCGCATACTCTTTACACTTCCTCCCTCTCTCCGCCAATCTCTCCGCTCCTTCCGCCACCGCAACTTCCATAACCGCCGTCAAAGCCTCCACATTCGGCGCAAACATAAACCCAAACTCGTCGTTCACCACAATACTCCTCTTTATGCTTGCGTACCTCGACGCCATCACCGGTTTACCACTCAACATCGCTTCCATCAAAGTCAAATCAAGACCTTGTGGTCTAAGCGTCGGATTCACAAACAAATCTATTCCGTTGTAGAAGCCCTTGAGCTCATTTGGATTTAGAGATCCCAAAATAGTAACTTTCTCTCCAAGTTCCTTGTAACGGTTCTCCCATGGTCCTGACCCAGCTACCACAAGGTGAACATTTGAATGCGTTTCGATTAGTTTTGCGAAAGCTTCGTAGAGaatcggatgtcccttgtcttTCACCAATCTCCCTGCGGCTCCTAAGACAATAGCCGATGAGTTTTCTTGTAACCCTAGTTTTGACCTAAACAGAGAACGTAGCTTCTTGTCTGATTTGAACCCATTTTCGTCGACTCCGTTGAGGATCACATGAACCCTTTTCTCCGGGATTTGGTAAACGTCTCTCAGCATTTCCCCGCAGCTGTCGCTGATTGCTATGTGATGAGCGTAGTTGTGGAAGAATCTGATTTCGTCGAGTATCTTGGGAAGCACGGCACCGTATAGGCTTGCGTTGAAGCCTTGTGATCTTGGTTCGCCTGGTTTACGGATTAGATCTTGGTAAA contains these protein-coding regions:
- the LOC106377084 gene encoding uncharacterized protein LOC106377084, giving the protein MRNHNFPFIYHLVEQADTTSDCQDQTMASQTKLKKPNSHFSLCTFLFFTVLFTIPALFLLRTSSSCSSSTTAAVSPSSDTNQPPWSGDLQTAQFAWNRLAFSLTNSPPKTLKLAVFSRKWPTGPNPGGMERHAFTLYTALARRGHHVHVFTSPLDPSPQTNKITPASDKTLNPTIHSHGDAEPGKWRYNKAWELYQEENKKEPFDVVHTESVALPHWIAREVPNLAVSWHGIALESLQSSIYQDLIRKPGEPRSQGFNASLYGAVLPKILDEIRFFHNYAHHIAISDSCGEMLRDVYQIPEKRVHVILNGVDENGFKSDKKLRSLFRSKLGLQENSSAIVLGAAGRLVKDKGHPILYEAFAKLIETHSNVHLVVAGSGPWENRYKELGEKVTILGSLNPNELKGFYNGIDLFVNPTLRPQGLDLTLMEAMLSGKPVMASRYASIKRSIVVNDEFGFMFAPNVEALTAVMEVAVAEGAERLAERGRKCKEYAAEMFTASKMALAYERLFLCIKDQRFCIYP